In Capsicum annuum cultivar UCD-10X-F1 chromosome 8, UCD10Xv1.1, whole genome shotgun sequence, the genomic window TTTTACCATCAGGATGACACATATCAGGAGAGCTACATAAGCACAATAGGAGTTGATTTTGTAAGATACTTTATTTACTTATGTGCTAGTCAATTTTACATTTGGTTGGCATTCTGTGATCGTTTTCAGCTAGAGCATCTTCACTCTTATGCTATCACTGATTTTACAAATTATCCAAATATTTTCGTGTAGAAAATCAGGACAGTGGAGCAAGATGGGAAGACCATTAAACTTCAGATTGTAAGACTTCCATCTGCACTTCTGCTTTCGGCTTCTCATGTTACAGACACTTGTTGCGGTAAACTTGTAATGAAATCAAGATATTGGTGTTTTCTATTTTGACACTGTTTAGTGGGATACTGCTGGACAAGAGCGTTTTAGGACTATCACTAGCAGCTACTATCGTGGAGCCCATGGCATAATAGTGAGTAGTGGCATTACTTTTCTTTACGAAATATAAATAGTAATTAGTTGCCTGCAGAGTTTAATGTGAACTGTTTTCTGTACCTATTGACATTATTTTAATGGCCTCTATGGTAGGTTGTTTATGATGTAACGGATCAGGAGAGCTTCAACAATGTGAGGCAGTGGCTCAATGAAATTGATCGTTATGCTACCCCAAATGTTAACAAAATTCTTGTAGGGAACAAATCTGACCTCGTTGCTAATAGAGTTGTGTCGTATGAAACGGCTAAGGTGAATCATCTTCTTGCAGATATTTAATGGTCCTTCATCTTTAAATGGAAAACAAACTTATACTAAATTTATTTTCAGGCCTTTGCTGATGAAATTGGTATTCCATTCTTGGAAACCAGTGCGAAAGATGCTAGTAATGTAGAAGAGTCTTTTATGGCAATGACTGCTGCTGTCAAGAAAAGGTAAATGTGTTCCCTATATTAAATGGTGGTAACCTATTGTGTCTTTTATGGCGTGATCTTTGATAAAGTCCAATTAGTTCCATTTTCTGTGAGACGGATACTTATTTACTTTTATCACTTCCTTTTCTGACATTATGTTTGTCCATAAAATTGAGAGATACTTCAGGTTGCAAACATGCTTATCTTCCGGTTAGGATCCTATTTGATGCCTTAA contains:
- the LOC107845362 gene encoding ras-related protein RABD2a, which translates into the protein MSSSPFTCLHCNSQGLPPTLCFFASEFCREASDFAQFSPVNPSYPGGLRLLVIEMNTEYDYLFKLLLIGDSGVGKSCLLLRFADDTYQESYISTIGVDFKIRTVEQDGKTIKLQIWDTAGQERFRTITSSYYRGAHGIIVVYDVTDQESFNNVRQWLNEIDRYATPNVNKILVGNKSDLVANRVVSYETAKAFADEIGIPFLETSAKDASNVEESFMAMTAAVKKSMANQPAPSAAQPPNVNIRGQPVAQNGGCCSS